The following coding sequences are from one Anabaena sphaerica FACHB-251 window:
- a CDS encoding AAA family ATPase, whose protein sequence is MIEFAAITSVISKYAPQASQLIIKQAQKNEAVIKILQELKLNPTQILDDVDTVYGYTLVKYGVFKPEAILNLFREKVIKDYFWDAYSNNAPFQFVENTKKFLNQNSEIKTQIINAKINFSAELEEFGEAFIAVAKQTKASKYQPYPDWNLDVYPKEFKALIFEKTRLFCGRDFVFKAINKFFTTQPKGYFTVIGDAGMGKSAIAAKYVLATKFPCYFNVFAEGRNKPEKFLAGIRQQLIKRYSLQNADNADLRTLLEKTSEKLQGQKLVLVVDALDEVEQEGNSNLLDLPQNLPDGIYFLLTRRPYNQETKRLNLSPDTPVYELDLTKSDYTALSQEDVKEYLHLSLNNEQKLKNWINDRNIYEDTFIQEIAVKSENNFIYLRYLLPGIAEGKYNDLSLKGLPQGLQDYYTSHWTRMGMDKEANEKKVKILYILVERGEPISLNLIADILDEDEYDIKDVLDDWIEYVTPKINADEQKTYYSIYHRSFLEFLKSQDKLGKGRKLFREVNKSMADYMLKEME, encoded by the coding sequence ATGATAGAATTTGCCGCCATTACTTCCGTAATTAGTAAATACGCTCCGCAAGCTAGTCAACTAATTATTAAACAAGCTCAAAAAAATGAAGCTGTAATCAAAATTCTTCAAGAATTAAAACTCAATCCTACCCAAATTCTTGATGATGTTGATACTGTTTATGGCTACACTCTGGTAAAGTATGGAGTATTTAAGCCAGAAGCAATATTAAACCTGTTTAGAGAGAAAGTAATTAAAGATTATTTCTGGGATGCTTATAGTAATAATGCTCCCTTTCAGTTTGTAGAGAATACGAAAAAGTTTCTTAATCAAAATAGTGAAATAAAAACGCAAATCATCAATGCTAAAATTAACTTCTCGGCTGAATTAGAAGAATTTGGAGAAGCTTTTATTGCTGTAGCTAAACAAACAAAAGCCTCAAAATATCAGCCTTATCCAGATTGGAATTTAGATGTTTATCCTAAAGAATTTAAAGCCTTAATTTTTGAAAAAACTCGCTTATTCTGTGGGCGTGATTTTGTATTCAAAGCTATTAATAAGTTCTTCACAACTCAACCCAAAGGTTATTTTACCGTGATTGGGGATGCAGGTATGGGAAAAAGTGCCATTGCGGCTAAATACGTTTTAGCCACTAAATTTCCCTGTTATTTCAACGTTTTTGCAGAAGGACGTAACAAACCAGAAAAGTTTTTAGCGGGTATCCGTCAACAATTAATTAAACGTTATTCTCTCCAAAATGCAGACAATGCTGATTTAAGAACTTTACTAGAAAAAACTAGTGAAAAACTCCAAGGACAAAAACTTGTCCTTGTTGTTGATGCACTAGATGAAGTAGAACAAGAAGGAAATAGTAATCTTTTAGATTTACCACAAAATCTGCCTGATGGCATTTATTTTTTACTAACGAGAAGACCTTATAATCAAGAAACAAAACGTTTAAATTTATCTCCTGATACTCCTGTATATGAATTGGATTTAACCAAGAGTGATTATACTGCTTTGAGTCAGGAAGACGTAAAAGAGTATCTGCACTTATCTTTGAATAATGAGCAAAAACTCAAAAATTGGATTAATGACCGTAATATTTATGAAGATACTTTTATTCAGGAAATAGCGGTTAAGAGTGAAAATAATTTCATCTATTTGCGTTATTTATTACCGGGAATTGCTGAAGGTAAATATAATGATTTAAGTTTGAAGGGTTTACCCCAAGGTCTGCAAGACTATTATACAAGTCATTGGACAAGGATGGGGATGGATAAAGAAGCCAATGAAAAGAAGGTAAAAATACTTTATATTTTGGTAGAAAGAGGTGAACCCATATCTCTAAACCTGATTGCAGATATTCTAGATGAAGATGAATATGATATTAAAGATGTTTTAGATGATTGGATTGAATATGTCACACCGAAAATAAATGCAGATGAACAGAAAACTTACTATAGTATTTATCATCGCAGTTTTCTAGAATTTCTCAAAAGTCAAGATAAGTTAGGTAAAGGTCGGAAACTGTTTAGAGAAGTTAATAAGAGTATGGCTGATTATATGCTCAAGGAGATGGAATAA
- a CDS encoding WD40 repeat domain-containing protein, producing the protein MGSIATKLASKSAEFKSLFLGQFPEQQLKAGNVDKCYQTLTDFDFITLKIQYPNFGVEPLIRDYELIENSEILDKLEADEKLEAEQVKPLKLIQRALQLSAHILNEDNTQLVGQLWGRLQSFEQPEIKKLLDDAAQSKSEIPRFRPITASLTTPGGSLLRTLTGHKQAVRAVAITPDGEKAVSGSLDSTLKLWDLQTGNEISTLNAHKDLVTAVAIAPDGQKAVSGSFNGHLKLWDLKSCQQISNLIGYSHWVKSLAITPDSKTTVSGSHDTTLKLWDLETRKEIPTLIGHKHSVNAVAITPDGKKAVSSSHDTTLKLWDLETGKEISTLMGHSNGIIAVAISLDSQKAVSASFDRTLKLWDLQTGNEISTLIMTGHNYPVDKVAIAPDSYKALSACVENILKLWDLKTGNEISTLAVHNYPVEAVAITPDGQKALFAYGDKILKLWNLETGTEICTLTGHNYLVKVVAMTPDAQKAVSGSWDNTLKVWDLEKGKEISTLTLDQDSLRVAITTDGKRAVSGGLKTLAITPDGKKAISGSSDNTLKVWDLETGQELSTFIGDSPIFCCAISPDGLTIVAGEQSGRVHFLRLELPDMLKEVE; encoded by the coding sequence ATGGGGAGCATTGCCACTAAATTAGCCTCAAAATCAGCAGAATTTAAAAGTTTGTTTTTGGGGCAGTTTCCTGAACAACAGTTAAAAGCGGGAAATGTAGACAAGTGTTATCAAACTCTCACCGATTTTGATTTTATAACTCTCAAAATTCAATATCCTAACTTTGGAGTAGAACCGCTAATCAGAGATTATGAGCTAATTGAAAACTCTGAAATCTTGGATAAATTAGAAGCAGACGAGAAACTAGAAGCTGAACAAGTCAAACCCCTGAAATTAATTCAACGTGCGTTACAGCTATCAGCCCATATTTTGAATGAAGATAATACTCAGTTAGTAGGGCAATTATGGGGAAGATTGCAGAGTTTTGAACAGCCAGAAATTAAGAAATTATTGGATGATGCAGCACAAAGTAAAAGTGAAATTCCGCGATTCCGTCCAATTACAGCTAGTTTAACAACTCCAGGAGGAAGTTTACTGCGTACCCTCACTGGTCATAAACAGGCGGTACGGGCAGTAGCAATTACCCCCGATGGCGAAAAAGCCGTTTCTGGTTCTTTGGACAGCACTTTAAAACTGTGGGATTTGCAGACAGGTAATGAAATCTCCACCCTAAATGCTCATAAAGACCTCGTAACAGCAGTAGCAATTGCCCCAGATGGTCAAAAAGCTGTTTCTGGTTCTTTTAACGGACATTTAAAACTATGGGATTTGAAAAGCTGTCAGCAAATCTCTAATTTGATTGGTTATAGTCACTGGGTAAAATCATTAGCAATTACACCAGACAGTAAAACAACTGTTTCTGGTTCTCATGATACAACTCTTAAACTGTGGGATTTAGAAACAAGAAAGGAAATACCTACCCTAATAGGTCATAAGCACTCAGTAAATGCAGTAGCAATTACGCCAGATGGCAAAAAAGCTGTTTCTTCTTCTCATGATACAACTCTTAAACTGTGGGACTTAGAGACAGGAAAGGAAATCTCTACCCTGATGGGTCATAGCAACGGAATCATAGCAGTAGCTATTAGCCTAGATAGTCAAAAAGCTGTTTCTGCTTCTTTTGACCGCACTTTAAAATTGTGGGATTTGCAGACAGGAAATGAAATCTCTACCTTAATCATGACTGGTCATAATTACCCAGTAGATAAAGTAGCAATTGCTCCTGATAGTTACAAAGCTCTTTCTGCTTGTGTCGAAAATATATTGAAACTGTGGGATTTGAAGACAGGGAATGAAATCTCTACTCTGGCAGTTCATAATTACCCAGTAGAAGCAGTAGCAATCACCCCAGATGGTCAAAAAGCCCTTTTTGCTTATGGTGACAAAATTCTGAAGCTTTGGAATTTAGAGACAGGAACAGAAATATGTACTCTAACGGGTCATAATTACCTAGTAAAAGTAGTAGCAATGACACCAGATGCTCAAAAGGCTGTTTCTGGTTCCTGGGATAATACCTTAAAAGTGTGGGACTTAGAAAAAGGAAAGGAAATTTCTACTCTGACGCTTGATCAAGATTCACTTAGAGTGGCAATTACAACCGATGGCAAAAGAGCCGTTTCTGGTGGGCTAAAAACATTAGCAATTACCCCTGATGGCAAAAAAGCCATTTCTGGTTCTAGTGACAACACCCTGAAAGTCTGGGATTTGGAAACAGGACAGGAACTCTCTACTTTTATTGGTGATAGTCCTATATTTTGCTGTGCTATTTCCCCAGATGGATTAACAATTGTTGCTGGAGAACAATCGGGACGGGTGCATTTCCTGCGCTTAGAATTGCCAGATATGCTCAAGGAGGTGGAATAA
- a CDS encoding WD40 repeat domain-containing protein yields the protein MGALATKLAAKSAEFKNFFLGQFPEQQLKAGNSEKYYQTLIDFDFISLKIQSPNFGIEALIKDYDLITNPEIFDNLEEDEKLETEQIKTLKLIQNALQLSNHILNQDPNQLVGQLWGRLQSFQNSDVQKILQDAAESKSEIPRFRPITASLTNPGGSLLRTLPGHNKDITVIAMTPDGKKAVSGSDDATLKLWDLETGIEISTLTFPTSYKVDSIVITSDGKKALCSNYQALIMLDIETGKEISMLTNLDSTFYDYLDSVSITPDYKKVLCCFRKMLKILDVVTATEISIPNENIEIAAINPDGKKILSFHTWLHESGYVLDGIVKLWDLETGKDIFTLNEYKAIRGMSSDKISGKLVISSDGKKGYFYFPKLLNVWDLETGKEISDLTDDQELNTVNVSQEISKFTSDKELLKTVETAKVVAINYNNKKAITSSGETLKVWNLLTEIQISIPSKNHAQIKLVDINSDGKKAISSCGKTLKVWDLQTGTEISTLTIDNIQLEQSYYDRDKLNLIALTPDWQKVLSIDNENVKIWNLETGKEISSFAIYHNIDINNDCKLNVIALTPNWKKAIVAYNYRWDTGVDTSLKLWDLETGIETSTNLYKQEMNLPSYYYQTSDKKSHILLWDLEAKREISCLIDTKWFNAMKITPDGKKVLSSSDENTLKLLDLDTGKEISSFIADSPIICCAISPDGLKIVAGEESGRVHFLQLEFLDMLKEVE from the coding sequence ATGGGCGCACTTGCCACTAAATTAGCCGCAAAATCAGCAGAATTTAAAAATTTTTTTTTGGGACAATTTCCTGAACAACAGTTAAAAGCGGGAAACTCAGAAAAATATTATCAAACCCTCATAGATTTTGATTTTATTTCTCTAAAAATTCAATCTCCTAACTTTGGAATTGAAGCATTAATTAAAGATTATGATTTAATTACCAATCCAGAAATATTTGATAATTTAGAAGAAGACGAAAAATTAGAAACTGAACAAATCAAAACCCTAAAATTAATTCAAAATGCTTTACAATTATCAAACCATATTTTGAATCAAGACCCAAATCAATTAGTAGGACAACTATGGGGAAGATTACAGAGTTTTCAAAATTCAGATGTTCAGAAAATATTACAAGATGCAGCAGAAAGTAAAAGTGAAATTCCCAGATTTCGTCCCATTACAGCCAGCTTAACAAATCCTGGAGGTAGCCTCTTAAGAACACTCCCAGGTCATAACAAAGATATCACAGTAATAGCCATGACTCCTGATGGTAAAAAAGCTGTTTCTGGTTCAGATGATGCTACCTTGAAATTGTGGGATTTAGAAACGGGAATAGAAATTTCTACTCTCACTTTTCCCACTTCTTATAAAGTAGATTCCATAGTCATTACCTCAGATGGAAAAAAAGCCTTATGTTCTAATTATCAAGCCCTGATAATGTTGGATATAGAGACAGGAAAAGAAATCTCTATGTTGACTAATTTAGATTCTACATTCTACGACTATTTAGACTCAGTATCTATCACCCCAGATTATAAAAAAGTTCTTTGTTGTTTTCGGAAAATGTTGAAAATATTGGATGTAGTAACAGCAACAGAAATTTCTATTCCTAATGAAAATATAGAGATAGCAGCTATTAACCCTGATGGTAAAAAAATCCTTTCTTTCCATACCTGGCTTCATGAAAGTGGCTATGTTCTGGATGGTATAGTAAAATTATGGGATTTAGAAACAGGAAAGGATATCTTTACTCTCAATGAATATAAAGCTATTCGCGGTATGAGCAGTGATAAAATTTCTGGCAAATTGGTAATTTCGAGCGATGGAAAAAAAGGCTATTTCTATTTCCCAAAATTATTAAATGTATGGGATTTAGAGACAGGAAAAGAAATTTCTGATCTTACTGATGATCAAGAATTAAATACTGTAAACGTCTCTCAAGAAATATCTAAATTTACCAGTGATAAGGAATTATTAAAAACCGTAGAAACTGCTAAAGTTGTAGCGATAAATTATAATAATAAAAAAGCCATTACCTCTTCTGGTGAAACCCTAAAAGTGTGGAATTTACTAACAGAAATCCAAATCTCTATCCCTAGCAAAAATCATGCACAAATTAAGTTAGTAGATATTAATTCAGATGGTAAAAAAGCCATTTCTTCCTGTGGTAAAACCCTGAAAGTGTGGGATTTACAAACAGGAACAGAAATCTCTACACTTACCATAGATAATATTCAGTTGGAACAGTCATACTATGATCGAGATAAATTAAATCTCATCGCATTAACTCCAGATTGGCAAAAAGTCCTGAGTATTGATAACGAAAATGTCAAAATATGGAATTTAGAAACAGGAAAAGAAATCTCTAGTTTTGCTATCTATCATAATATAGACATTAATAATGATTGTAAATTAAATGTCATAGCTTTAACGCCAAATTGGAAAAAAGCCATTGTTGCTTATAATTATCGCTGGGATACGGGAGTAGACACAAGTTTGAAATTGTGGGATTTAGAAACAGGGATAGAAACTTCTACCAACCTCTATAAGCAGGAAATGAATTTGCCATCTTATTATTATCAAACTTCTGATAAAAAGTCACACATTCTACTATGGGACTTAGAAGCAAAAAGAGAAATATCTTGTCTCATTGATACTAAATGGTTCAATGCAATGAAAATAACTCCCGATGGTAAAAAAGTCCTTTCTTCTTCTGATGAGAATACCCTAAAACTCTTGGATTTAGACACAGGAAAAGAAATCTCTTCTTTTATTGCAGATAGTCCTATAATTTGCTGTGCTATTTCCCCAGACGGCTTAAAAATTGTCGCTGGAGAAGAATCAGGACGAGTGCATTTCCTACAGTTGGAATTTTTAGATATGCTGAAGGAGGTGGAATAA
- a CDS encoding WD40 repeat domain-containing protein, with translation MGELATKLSLKSAEFQNLFLGQFCEQQLKAGNSEKYYQTLTEFDFIYFKINHSKFGVESLIRDYYLIQDSAILNSLEKDEVLELEKINTLKLIRRTLELSAHVVDADKNQLVGQLWGRLQSNQQPEINKILADAAQSKSEIPRFRPITASLTTPGGNLLRTLTGHSSRLEAVLITEGKIAVSASADKTIKVWNLRTGKEMFTLTGHQDTVRAIAMTTSLSETIAPLSQKVVSGSDDNTLKVWDLQKRKEIFTLTGHQDSVRAVAMTTDSQKAVSASLDKTLKLWDLQTGKEISTLTGHEGAIRTVAITPDGKKILSGSEDNTLKLWDLQTETEIFTLTGHEGAIRTVAITLDGKTALSGSEDSTLKLWDLETGTEISTLTGHHRAIRIVVITSDGKKALSGSRDKTIKMWDLETGTEIFTLTGHNGPVRTVAITPDGKKILSGSADTTLKLWDLDIGTAVSSPTGHNDWVRAVAIAPNSKQAVSGSGDNTLKLWDLETGTEISTFTGHNSAVRAVTITHDGKKILSGSDDNTLKLWNLETTEEIFTLTGHNHPVRAVAITPDGKKAVSGSEDNTLKLWDLETRKEIFTFIGHKHWVGAVAITPDGKKALSGSRDKTIKLWDLETGKEISTLIGHKDWVGTIAITPDGKKAVSGSSDKTIKLWNLETGKEISTLTGHRFWVGTVKITPDGKKAISVSYDNTLKLWDLKTRKDISTFTGDTSIVCCAVSPDGSTIVVGEQSGRVHFLRLET, from the coding sequence ATGGGGGAACTTGCCACTAAATTATCTTTAAAATCAGCAGAATTCCAAAATTTATTTTTGGGACAATTTTGTGAACAACAATTAAAAGCAGGTAATTCAGAAAAATATTATCAAACGCTAACAGAATTTGATTTTATTTATTTCAAAATAAATCATTCTAAATTTGGAGTTGAATCTTTAATTAGAGATTATTATTTAATTCAAGATTCTGCAATATTAAATAGCTTAGAAAAAGATGAAGTTTTAGAATTGGAAAAAATTAACACTCTGAAATTAATTCGACGGACTTTAGAATTATCAGCCCATGTTGTAGATGCAGATAAAAATCAGTTAGTAGGTCAATTATGGGGAAGACTACAGAGTAATCAACAGCCAGAAATTAATAAAATATTGGCAGATGCAGCACAAAGTAAAAGTGAAATTCCTCGATTTCGTCCGATTACAGCAAGTTTAACTACTCCTGGAGGAAATTTATTACGTACCCTGACAGGTCATAGTAGCCGATTAGAAGCGGTATTGATTACAGAGGGCAAAATAGCGGTTTCTGCTTCTGCTGACAAGACTATAAAAGTGTGGAATTTGCGAACAGGAAAGGAAATGTTTACTCTGACTGGTCATCAAGATACAGTTAGAGCGATCGCTATGACTACATCATTAAGTGAAACGATAGCACCTTTAAGTCAAAAAGTTGTTTCTGGTTCAGATGACAACACTTTAAAAGTCTGGGATTTGCAGAAACGAAAGGAAATCTTTACCCTAACTGGTCATCAAGATTCCGTGAGAGCAGTAGCTATGACGACCGATAGTCAAAAAGCTGTTTCTGCTTCTTTGGACAAAACTTTGAAACTGTGGGATTTGCAAACAGGAAAAGAAATTTCCACCCTGACTGGTCATGAAGGAGCGATAAGAACAGTAGCAATTACACCAGATGGTAAAAAAATTCTTTCTGGTTCAGAAGACAACACCCTCAAACTCTGGGATTTACAGACAGAAACAGAAATCTTTACTCTCACTGGTCATGAAGGAGCGATAAGAACAGTAGCAATTACACTAGATGGGAAAACAGCACTTTCTGGTTCAGAGGACAGCACCCTGAAACTCTGGGATTTAGAAACAGGAACAGAAATCTCTACTCTTACTGGTCATCACAGAGCAATAAGAATAGTAGTAATTACCTCCGATGGGAAAAAAGCACTTTCTGGTTCTAGAGACAAGACTATAAAAATGTGGGATTTAGAGACAGGAACAGAAATTTTTACTCTCACTGGTCATAACGGACCTGTAAGAACAGTAGCAATTACACCAGATGGTAAAAAAATTCTTTCTGGTTCAGCAGACACAACCCTGAAACTGTGGGATTTAGATATAGGAACGGCCGTCTCTAGTCCAACAGGTCATAATGATTGGGTAAGAGCAGTAGCGATCGCTCCAAATAGTAAACAAGCTGTTTCTGGTTCTGGTGACAATACCCTAAAACTGTGGGATTTAGAGACAGGAACGGAAATTTCTACTTTCACTGGTCATAACAGTGCAGTCAGAGCAGTAACTATTACTCATGATGGCAAAAAAATCCTTTCTGGTTCTGATGACAACACTCTAAAACTCTGGAATTTAGAAACAACTGAAGAAATATTTACCCTGACTGGTCATAATCATCCAGTTAGAGCAGTAGCAATTACACCCGATGGGAAAAAAGCGGTTTCTGGTTCTGAGGACAATACTCTAAAACTGTGGGATTTAGAAACAAGAAAAGAAATTTTTACCTTTATTGGTCATAAACACTGGGTAGGTGCAGTAGCAATTACCCCAGATGGGAAAAAAGCCCTGTCTGGTTCTCGTGACAAGACCATAAAACTATGGGATTTAGAAACAGGAAAGGAAATTTCTACCCTAATTGGTCATAAAGATTGGGTAGGTACAATAGCAATTACACCAGATGGAAAAAAAGCCGTTTCTGGTTCTAGTGACAAGACCATAAAACTATGGAATTTAGAGACAGGAAAGGAAATCTCTACTCTCACTGGTCATAGATTTTGGGTAGGTACAGTAAAAATCACCCCAGATGGTAAAAAAGCTATTTCTGTTTCTTATGATAATACACTGAAATTGTGGGATTTAAAGACAAGAAAAGATATTTCTACTTTTACTGGTGACACATCTATCGTGTGTTGTGCAGTGTCCCCAGATGGATCGACAATTGTAGTAGGTGAGCAATCAGGAAGGGTTCATTTCCTGCGGTTAGAAACTTAA